From the genome of Niallia sp. FSL W8-0635, one region includes:
- a CDS encoding ABC-three component system middle component 1: protein MNNFNLVHNRLIQKNFKALENEEVEKLGFSLYGNETIRVFLKRLHMELEHENINIYSNQIRILLLEQSENIYNSYFILCTDEEINYEQFFMIERNNIALRKYVVRDENDLNRIPFLDNTVDKKGGNSENLRETEYNEEVKVLFSLLKQYDSENIKLKDYQVGEIVNTLMQGMEIDYEHSKVDNKEF, encoded by the coding sequence TTGAATAATTTTAATTTAGTACATAATAGACTAATTCAAAAGAATTTTAAAGCATTAGAAAATGAAGAAGTGGAGAAGCTAGGCTTTTCCCTATATGGAAATGAAACAATTAGAGTTTTTCTTAAGCGATTACACATGGAATTAGAACATGAAAATATAAATATCTATTCCAATCAAATAAGAATACTGCTATTAGAGCAAAGTGAAAATATTTATAATAGTTATTTTATCCTTTGTACAGATGAAGAAATAAACTATGAACAGTTTTTCATGATAGAACGTAATAATATAGCGTTAAGAAAGTATGTTGTTAGGGATGAAAATGATTTAAATCGAATTCCATTTTTGGATAATACAGTCGATAAAAAAGGAGGTAATTCAGAAAATTTAAGGGAAACTGAATATAATGAGGAAGTGAAAGTGTTATTTTCTCTTTTAAAACAATATGATAGTGAAAATATTAAATTGAAAGATTATCAAGTTGGGGAAATAGTAAATACTTTAATGCAAGGGATGGAAATTGATTATGAACATTCAAAAGTTGATAATAAAGAATTTTAA